In one Thermanaerovibrio velox DSM 12556 genomic region, the following are encoded:
- the moaC gene encoding cyclic pyranopterin monophosphate synthase MoaC — protein sequence MSSFTHLDEYGRPQMVDVGGKGPSVRKAWAEARICLTDVIVKALLEGGVPKGEPFTVAELAGIMGAKQTPYLIPLCHPIKIDGVSVRCTLDEEAKEVIVTGVVSASDVTGVEMEALMSVSVAALAFYDMCKALDKGMEIRSIRLLRKTGGKSGDWTSPSVPQERLGDLK from the coding sequence ATGAGCTCATTTACCCACCTGGATGAATACGGAAGACCTCAGATGGTAGACGTAGGAGGCAAAGGTCCTAGCGTAAGGAAGGCATGGGCGGAAGCTAGGATATGCCTTACCGATGTCATCGTTAAAGCCTTGTTGGAGGGTGGTGTTCCTAAGGGTGAGCCTTTCACTGTTGCTGAACTGGCGGGGATAATGGGGGCCAAGCAGACCCCATATCTTATTCCCCTTTGTCACCCAATAAAGATAGACGGCGTGTCCGTCCGCTGCACGCTGGATGAAGAGGCTAAAGAGGTGATTGTTACAGGTGTCGTCTCTGCCAGTGATGTGACTGGAGTGGAAATGGAAGCTCTTATGTCGGTTAGCGTAGCGGCCCTGGCTTTTTACGATATGTGCAAGGCCTTGGACAAGGGCATGGAGATTAGATCTATAAGGCTTTTGAGAAAAACTGGGGGGAAGAGCGGGGATTGGACTTCCCCGTCGGTTCCCCAGGAGAGGCTGGGTGATCTCAAGTGA
- a CDS encoding gluconeogenesis factor YvcK family protein encodes MDSGISALIGFITGALATWGAVSALGGSLLSGARGGREVIASAIEHRLSMGPNIVAIGGGTGLSTLLGGLKGFTRNITAVVTVTDEGGSSGRLREEWGVLPPGDIRNCIVALAENDSALQRILSFRFDRGGLKDHSLGNLILLAATELYGDFGVAVKEMNKLLAIRGQVLPVTLEPVVLFGKTADRTVRGEVEIASVGCELVKIWLEPRDPKPLPEVLLALESADLIVLGPGSLFTSVLPNLLVDRVAHKVRISKAPKVYVSNIMTQPGETDKFGFMDHVEWIAGVLGTYPDMVIANSAQLPKEALNRYLSQGAVPVYPSVEEEEKLKSSGCRLIKGDLVGSESQKGLLRHDPKKLAELLIRIAREVKEGELWRT; translated from the coding sequence ATGGACTCGGGAATATCCGCTCTTATAGGCTTTATAACCGGTGCTTTGGCCACGTGGGGAGCTGTCTCCGCCTTAGGGGGATCTTTGTTAAGCGGGGCTAGGGGTGGCCGGGAGGTAATAGCAAGCGCGATAGAACATCGGCTATCTATGGGACCCAACATAGTGGCCATAGGTGGCGGTACTGGCTTATCTACCCTTTTGGGAGGACTTAAGGGGTTTACCAGAAACATAACGGCGGTTGTTACGGTTACGGATGAGGGGGGTAGTTCCGGAAGGCTTAGAGAGGAATGGGGAGTTCTCCCCCCGGGGGATATAAGGAACTGTATAGTGGCGCTCGCAGAGAACGACAGTGCGCTTCAGCGGATACTTTCCTTTCGTTTTGATCGGGGTGGGTTAAAAGATCACAGCCTTGGCAATTTAATACTTCTTGCTGCCACAGAGCTATATGGGGATTTTGGCGTGGCAGTTAAGGAGATGAATAAGCTTCTTGCCATAAGGGGTCAGGTTTTGCCTGTGACTCTGGAGCCGGTGGTTCTATTTGGGAAAACCGCTGATAGGACAGTTCGTGGCGAGGTAGAGATAGCCAGCGTTGGTTGTGAGCTGGTAAAAATCTGGTTAGAACCAAGGGATCCCAAACCTCTTCCGGAGGTGCTTTTGGCTTTGGAGTCAGCAGACTTGATAGTCTTAGGTCCTGGCAGCCTATTTACAAGTGTTCTCCCCAACCTTCTTGTGGATAGAGTGGCCCATAAAGTTAGGATATCAAAGGCTCCTAAGGTTTACGTCTCGAACATAATGACCCAGCCTGGGGAGACAGATAAATTCGGTTTTATGGATCATGTTGAATGGATTGCTGGGGTGTTGGGGACTTATCCGGACATGGTGATAGCAAACTCAGCACAGCTTCCCAAGGAGGCGCTCAATAGGTATTTAAGCCAAGGAGCAGTTCCTGTGTATCCTAGCGTGGAAGAGGAAGAAAAGCTTAAATCAAGTGGATGTCGTTTGATAAAAGGGGATCTCGTGGGTTCTGAATCGCAGAAAGGGCTTCTTCGGCATGATCCCAAAAAGCTGGCGGAACTTTTAATCCGTATAGCGAGAGAGGTCAAGGAGGGTGAGCTTTGGAGGACCTGA
- the moaA gene encoding GTP 3',8-cyclase MoaA, giving the protein MALTDSYLRNINYVRISVTDRCNFRCRYCMPEDGVPLLDHRDIMSYEELALLCQALQDLGVKKIRFTGGEPLVRRGFLDFLSSLKGLLPNLKIALTTNGAMLGQEAQRIAEIGISGLNVSLDTIDPEKFRYITRNGDLQGVLNGMRMVRDLGLRSIKVNTVLIRSFNDMEVPALLDFCAKNDYLLRLIEFMPLDDGLWSKDSFISADEILGRVSSGYRWVPSSTGEEVMGPAKYYRDLETGQRIGIISSVSSHFCSHCNRVRISASGRLRACLFAREETDLRPFLLKGDFEGLKDIIVKAVSAKPRCWEDVITGDLHMSQIGG; this is encoded by the coding sequence GTGGCCCTGACGGATAGTTATCTTAGAAACATAAACTACGTAAGGATCTCTGTGACCGATAGGTGTAATTTTCGCTGCCGCTACTGTATGCCGGAGGATGGGGTCCCGCTTTTGGATCACAGGGACATAATGTCTTATGAGGAGCTCGCGTTATTATGTCAGGCTCTCCAGGACCTTGGGGTAAAAAAGATTCGCTTTACGGGAGGAGAGCCTCTGGTGAGACGGGGCTTTCTGGATTTTCTCTCCTCTCTGAAAGGTCTTCTGCCCAATCTCAAGATAGCCCTTACAACAAATGGGGCTATGTTGGGCCAGGAGGCACAAAGAATAGCTGAGATTGGCATATCGGGGCTGAACGTGAGCTTAGATACCATAGATCCAGAGAAATTTCGCTACATCACGAGAAACGGGGATCTCCAAGGGGTTTTGAACGGCATGAGGATGGTTCGGGATCTCGGTCTTAGGTCTATAAAAGTTAATACGGTGCTCATAAGGTCCTTTAACGACATGGAGGTACCGGCCCTTTTGGATTTCTGTGCCAAGAATGACTATCTTTTGCGTTTAATAGAGTTCATGCCCCTTGACGATGGACTTTGGAGCAAGGATAGCTTCATATCCGCCGATGAAATCCTCGGGAGGGTTTCATCTGGTTATCGTTGGGTTCCATCCTCAACCGGCGAAGAGGTAATGGGTCCCGCCAAATACTATCGTGATCTGGAAACTGGTCAGAGGATTGGGATAATCTCTTCCGTGTCCAGCCATTTCTGTTCCCATTGTAATAGGGTTAGGATCAGCGCATCCGGCAGGCTGAGGGCTTGTTTGTTTGCCAGGGAAGAAACGGACCTCAGACCCTTCCTTTTGAAAGGGGATTTTGAGGGCCTCAAGGATATTATAGTCAAGGCGGTAAGTGCAAAACCCCGTTGTTGGGAGGACGTTATAACCGGAGACCTCCACATGTCTCAGATAGGAGGATGA
- the whiA gene encoding DNA-binding protein WhiA gives MEDLSLSMWEEWGAMPLGTAPLAELAGILAGLLPRMVLGGWVCKTSRRFVLRRVLKLWGALDKKLVANGSPKLLIDREAGGSRAKVSMIFPDELFNVLKEFRGRSEIEWACWLRGLWGSCGALYLPRVGYYLMVKVPLFDNTADLLYKLLRARGITFSRRPKDQRIEVMIRDQQKIVDFLAVIGLSNTLMRLENTAIIRSMKNKANKLVNCDSANIVKSLEASENQMRLVRLIDEMGLEEELPMPLREVVRARRENPSLSLRELGQVLPHPVSKSTVEYRWRKLEKMFANLLKGDDAHVPGKG, from the coding sequence TTGGAGGACCTGAGCCTGTCAATGTGGGAGGAGTGGGGGGCAATGCCTTTGGGTACCGCTCCATTGGCGGAGCTAGCGGGGATATTGGCGGGACTGTTGCCTCGGATGGTATTAGGCGGATGGGTATGCAAGACTTCAAGGCGATTCGTGTTGAGGCGAGTATTAAAGCTTTGGGGAGCCTTAGATAAAAAATTAGTTGCCAATGGATCGCCTAAGCTATTGATTGATCGCGAGGCTGGGGGCTCAAGAGCTAAGGTTTCAATGATCTTCCCCGATGAATTGTTTAATGTGCTCAAGGAGTTTAGGGGAAGGAGTGAAATCGAATGGGCATGCTGGCTTAGAGGACTATGGGGGAGTTGTGGGGCCCTTTATCTCCCAAGGGTCGGTTACTATCTGATGGTAAAGGTCCCTCTGTTTGATAATACAGCGGATTTGTTGTATAAATTGCTTAGGGCCAGGGGAATTACTTTTTCAAGACGCCCTAAAGATCAACGAATAGAGGTAATGATAAGAGATCAACAGAAGATAGTTGATTTCTTGGCTGTTATAGGGCTTTCTAACACCCTGATGAGGCTAGAGAACACTGCAATAATACGATCCATGAAAAACAAGGCCAATAAGTTGGTAAACTGCGATTCCGCCAACATAGTTAAAAGCCTGGAGGCATCAGAAAACCAGATGCGTCTGGTTAGGCTGATAGATGAGATGGGGCTGGAGGAGGAGTTGCCCATGCCTTTGCGGGAGGTGGTACGGGCTAGAAGGGAGAATCCCAGTCTCTCACTTAGAGAGCTTGGACAGGTGTTGCCTCATCCTGTCTCCAAGAGCACGGTGGAGTACCGTTGGAGGAAGTTGGAGAAGATGTTTGCCAACCTGTTGAAGGGGGATGATGCCCATGTACCTGGGAAAGGCTGA
- a CDS encoding RNase adapter RapZ, with product MGENNVKRLIILTGLSGSGKSTALRVLEDQGFYPIDNLPPSLLPQLLDVLSSHPSASSVGVVAVMDVRGKHLLNDLDRVVTGLKRAGKTHVQLIFLDASDREIASRFQLTKRAHPINPEGDLLEGISEERAMLVPLRGIADMVIDTSGMNHTMLRKVLLEELLGGEGFKLIITSFGFKYGVPQDSDVVWDVRFLPNPNYVPHLKDLTGMDRAIVDYFGDVPVFF from the coding sequence ATGGGGGAGAATAATGTTAAAAGATTAATTATACTTACAGGGCTCTCCGGTAGTGGTAAGAGCACTGCGTTGAGGGTTTTGGAGGATCAGGGGTTTTATCCCATAGACAACCTGCCTCCATCGCTGTTGCCGCAGCTTTTGGATGTTTTAAGCAGCCATCCTTCCGCGTCTTCTGTAGGGGTAGTTGCAGTGATGGACGTTAGGGGGAAGCACCTGCTAAACGACCTTGATCGGGTTGTAACTGGTCTTAAGAGGGCAGGAAAGACTCATGTGCAGTTGATCTTCCTGGATGCATCCGATCGGGAAATTGCATCCCGATTTCAGCTTACCAAGAGAGCTCACCCCATAAACCCAGAAGGTGATCTGCTGGAAGGCATATCGGAGGAGCGGGCCATGTTGGTGCCCCTTAGGGGGATAGCTGATATGGTCATAGACACCAGTGGCATGAACCACACCATGCTGAGGAAGGTCCTTTTAGAGGAGCTTCTAGGTGGTGAAGGGTTCAAATTGATAATAACTTCTTTTGGGTTTAAGTATGGCGTCCCGCAGGATTCCGACGTTGTATGGGATGTGAGATTCCTTCCCAACCCCAACTACGTTCCGCACCTTAAAGATCTTACCGGTATGGACAGAGCCATAGTTGATTATTTTGGGGATGTCCCTGTATTTTTTTGA
- a CDS encoding glycogen debranching enzyme N-terminal domain-containing protein, translating to MYLGKADVNTYDKGAGREFLVSDGHGSYCFSTVIGANTRLAHGLLVKKLDPKGNHKVLVSKLEETLFIGSKKYQLSTNRYKDLIYPDGFRYLQEYQASPMPSMLFVIHSALFRKSIFMPQGMGCTIVKYELMASPERVRLEVRPLMSHRDVQSPQASRLDFSCSASGMEIIVNGGGITTKVGATDGEWIEKPLWFDRVVYEQEENCQGAVCEDLWSPGFLQLDMQEGDSVYLVLCSSDTGACKSKAEIGVLEKEAIQGAHRLVSSVPMEPKTSAIRDLVMASSHLVDEGNGGSPCIYSGYPSMRVLARETFISMPGLLVSTGRHQAAEGVLNRWLALAEDNDWVVPTEVDGDDVKFQGVDTGLWLAYSAQKLYEAVDNPDAKEDLWRKVLCVIDRYSRPIDVLQLSLTDGGMLFLDTDDPSRHWMNGVVDGETVVTRRGYLVEVNALWYNALRFAEQVCELTGDVSSRERYAGMADRCGKSFKDTFWNKEGGVSLRLGRSLMQA from the coding sequence ATGTACCTGGGAAAGGCTGATGTCAACACCTATGATAAGGGGGCGGGGAGGGAGTTCCTCGTATCTGATGGTCATGGTAGCTACTGTTTCTCCACTGTAATAGGAGCTAACACCAGGTTGGCTCACGGTCTGTTGGTGAAGAAACTGGATCCTAAGGGTAACCATAAGGTATTGGTAAGCAAGCTTGAGGAAACCCTCTTCATCGGAAGCAAGAAGTATCAGCTATCCACTAATCGCTATAAGGACCTCATTTACCCCGATGGGTTCCGTTACCTTCAGGAGTATCAGGCATCCCCCATGCCCTCCATGTTGTTTGTGATACATAGTGCTCTGTTCAGGAAGTCCATATTCATGCCCCAGGGTATGGGTTGCACTATAGTTAAGTATGAGCTAATGGCATCCCCGGAGAGGGTAAGGCTTGAGGTTCGTCCCCTTATGTCGCACCGGGATGTTCAGTCTCCCCAAGCGTCCCGTTTGGATTTCAGCTGCAGTGCTTCGGGCATGGAGATCATTGTTAACGGAGGGGGTATAACCACCAAGGTGGGGGCCACCGATGGAGAGTGGATAGAAAAGCCCCTATGGTTCGATCGGGTGGTCTACGAACAGGAGGAGAATTGCCAGGGGGCGGTCTGCGAGGACCTATGGTCGCCTGGCTTTTTGCAGCTCGACATGCAGGAGGGAGATTCGGTTTACCTAGTGTTGTGTTCCTCTGACACAGGGGCTTGCAAGTCCAAGGCCGAGATAGGGGTTCTAGAAAAAGAGGCCATTCAGGGAGCTCATAGATTGGTGTCTTCCGTTCCCATGGAGCCGAAGACAAGTGCCATAAGGGATCTTGTGATGGCATCGTCCCATCTAGTGGATGAGGGTAATGGGGGCAGCCCCTGCATATATTCTGGATATCCTTCCATGAGGGTGCTTGCGAGGGAGACCTTTATCTCGATGCCAGGACTATTGGTGTCCACGGGTAGACACCAAGCCGCAGAGGGAGTTTTGAATAGGTGGCTAGCCCTAGCGGAGGATAATGATTGGGTGGTCCCCACAGAGGTCGACGGTGACGATGTAAAGTTCCAGGGTGTGGACACCGGGTTGTGGCTTGCGTACAGTGCCCAGAAGCTTTATGAGGCTGTTGATAACCCTGACGCCAAGGAGGATCTCTGGAGGAAGGTCCTCTGCGTGATAGATCGCTATTCTCGCCCTATAGATGTGCTTCAGCTTAGTCTAACGGATGGTGGGATGCTGTTTTTAGATACCGATGATCCATCCAGACATTGGATGAATGGGGTAGTTGATGGTGAGACGGTGGTTACCAGGAGAGGCTACCTGGTGGAGGTCAACGCCCTTTGGTACAATGCCCTCCGATTTGCGGAACAGGTTTGCGAGCTAACCGGGGACGTAAGCTCCCGGGAAAGATATGCGGGTATGGCCGATAGGTGTGGGAAGTCCTTTAAGGACACCTTCTGGAATAAAGAGGGGGGAGTATCTCTACGATTGGGTCGATCCCTCATGCAAGCCTGA
- a CDS encoding substrate-binding domain-containing protein: MRSREHISREEALMMLMAHFSPMGVKKVPTRSSVGLILGENVFARLNIPNSVVSAVDGYAVLSESTANASPQRPVVLEKQGYVWVNTGSMVPPPFDSVVMVEDVSRWDDGTVVVYRASPKGQNLRYLGEDVMSNQLLAFEGDQITPQLASLLISAGVLELKAIPKPRILFIPTGEEIVGDDALINGIMKPGDVLESNSILVTGYLERCGYRVDVHSSILSDNVDELRGVLKRAVMDDYHVILISGGSAKGLRDVSAEALKDGLLFRWLLMKPGRPAIGASFDGCPVIVLPGFPSSSLVVLLTVVVPFLNHLSGKPPMTYFESLDIEPWETQLLHRMSSSPGMEEWVKAKVVKMGDQALLWPLGGGSSSLFSLGEADGLACIPSSSVELDKGDKVRFYPLVHLDLARRCLLQGSDDPALQMLAAIAKGKGGEVVVKRTGSMGGVLALARGEAHAATCHILDPDTGIYNDPLIKRLDPHGLWCRTILFYREQGFILARGNPRGVKGIRDLVRDDIRIVNRQPGAGTRILLDHLLEKDGISRDGVKGYNDLCVSHLDAAARVLAGAADVALGVKSAADALGLDFIPIAEEPYELVYHSAYLDHPGIMALMEAALDPKWRSIVDRMGGYRWP; encoded by the coding sequence ATGAGGAGCAGGGAGCATATATCAAGAGAGGAAGCTTTGATGATGTTAATGGCCCATTTCTCCCCTATGGGGGTGAAAAAGGTGCCTACCCGTTCATCGGTTGGATTGATACTGGGGGAAAACGTCTTTGCCCGCTTGAACATACCCAATTCCGTGGTTTCTGCGGTGGACGGATATGCGGTGCTTTCGGAATCTACCGCCAACGCTAGCCCACAAAGGCCTGTGGTACTTGAAAAACAAGGGTATGTTTGGGTCAATACCGGATCCATGGTGCCACCGCCTTTTGATTCCGTGGTAATGGTGGAGGATGTCTCCCGCTGGGATGATGGGACCGTGGTGGTTTATAGGGCGTCACCCAAGGGGCAGAACCTTAGATACCTTGGGGAAGATGTGATGTCTAACCAGCTTTTGGCCTTTGAGGGAGATCAGATAACTCCTCAGCTGGCCTCCCTTCTAATAAGCGCTGGTGTTTTGGAGTTAAAAGCTATACCAAAGCCGAGGATATTATTTATACCCACAGGGGAAGAGATAGTAGGCGATGATGCGTTAATTAATGGCATTATGAAACCAGGTGATGTTCTAGAGAGCAACTCAATATTGGTTACCGGGTATCTTGAAAGATGCGGCTACCGAGTGGATGTTCACAGCTCTATCCTGTCCGATAACGTTGATGAGCTTAGAGGTGTGCTTAAAAGGGCCGTAATGGATGATTATCATGTGATATTGATATCTGGTGGTTCCGCTAAGGGCCTAAGAGATGTGTCGGCGGAGGCCCTAAAGGATGGGCTTCTGTTCCGTTGGCTGCTTATGAAGCCTGGGCGACCTGCCATAGGGGCTTCCTTTGATGGATGTCCGGTCATTGTGTTGCCAGGGTTCCCCTCATCCTCATTAGTAGTGCTTCTCACTGTCGTAGTGCCTTTCCTTAATCATCTGTCCGGCAAGCCGCCGATGACCTACTTTGAGTCCCTTGACATTGAACCTTGGGAGACCCAGTTACTTCATCGCATGTCCTCATCTCCGGGCATGGAGGAGTGGGTCAAGGCTAAGGTGGTGAAGATGGGGGATCAAGCCTTGCTTTGGCCCCTTGGCGGCGGTTCAAGTTCCTTGTTCTCCCTTGGGGAGGCAGACGGATTGGCTTGCATACCAAGTAGTTCCGTTGAGCTTGATAAGGGAGATAAGGTACGGTTCTATCCGCTCGTTCATCTCGACCTCGCCAGGCGTTGCCTATTACAGGGGTCTGATGATCCGGCCCTGCAAATGCTTGCTGCGATTGCTAAGGGAAAGGGCGGAGAAGTTGTGGTTAAGAGGACTGGTAGCATGGGAGGGGTATTGGCCCTCGCAAGAGGGGAGGCTCATGCCGCTACCTGTCACATTTTGGACCCTGACACTGGTATTTACAACGATCCGCTGATAAAGAGACTTGACCCCCACGGGTTGTGGTGTAGAACGATACTTTTCTATCGGGAGCAAGGGTTTATTCTGGCAAGGGGCAATCCTAGGGGTGTGAAGGGCATCAGAGATCTGGTTAGAGATGACATAAGGATAGTTAACAGGCAGCCTGGTGCTGGGACCAGGATACTTCTTGACCATCTCCTTGAGAAGGATGGCATCTCGAGGGACGGAGTCAAGGGATATAACGATCTTTGTGTCTCTCACTTGGATGCTGCTGCCAGAGTCCTTGCAGGTGCTGCTGATGTGGCTTTGGGGGTGAAAAGTGCGGCTGATGCTCTGGGATTGGATTTCATCCCCATAGCGGAGGAGCCGTATGAACTGGTGTATCATTCGGCCTATTTGGATCATCCTGGGATAATGGCGCTTATGGAGGCTGCGTTGGATCCCAAGTGGCGTTCGATTGTTGATAGAATGGGGGGGTATAGGTGGCCCTGA
- a CDS encoding MogA/MoaB family molybdenum cofactor biosynthesis protein, which translates to MNSRLIRICWNLAEDLPMAYIHMGSSGDALCNGEPSKITLAFPGEPLDFDKGEESGGLKLNPLHLVVSGLNRDSIKSRVFVAFGDGGAVLRLGEGKRLEVVSPGFIAVSQRFKLWEPITTGVLTISDKGARGEREDTAGPALAERALCIGAEVIKRDVVPDDVEMIRDKVLNWGREGIELILCTGGTGLSPRDVTPDAIMGIADKLVPGFGEMMRIKTSHANPRSFLSRGIGALVGKTLVLTFPGSRRGALECFEAVEEGIRHGVEIANGRAMECGNHG; encoded by the coding sequence GTGAATTCAAGGCTGATTAGGATATGCTGGAACTTGGCAGAGGATCTTCCCATGGCCTACATACACATGGGCAGTTCAGGGGATGCCCTATGTAACGGTGAGCCGTCAAAAATAACGCTTGCCTTCCCCGGTGAACCCTTGGACTTTGACAAGGGGGAAGAATCGGGAGGATTAAAACTAAACCCTCTCCATCTGGTCGTGTCTGGGCTTAATAGGGATTCTATCAAATCAAGGGTTTTTGTGGCTTTTGGCGATGGCGGAGCTGTTCTTAGGTTGGGAGAGGGGAAGAGGTTAGAGGTAGTATCCCCTGGATTCATCGCGGTTTCTCAGAGATTTAAGCTGTGGGAGCCTATAACAACAGGGGTGCTTACCATAAGTGATAAAGGAGCAAGAGGTGAGAGGGAGGATACCGCTGGTCCTGCTTTGGCGGAAAGGGCTCTGTGTATAGGAGCTGAGGTCATAAAAAGGGACGTTGTCCCTGATGACGTGGAGATGATAAGGGATAAAGTGTTGAACTGGGGCAGGGAAGGTATCGAACTGATACTTTGCACAGGTGGTACCGGCTTATCTCCCCGGGACGTGACCCCTGATGCGATCATGGGAATCGCGGATAAATTGGTTCCTGGTTTTGGGGAGATGATGAGGATAAAAACCAGCCATGCAAACCCGAGGTCCTTCCTGTCTAGGGGCATTGGGGCATTGGTGGGCAAAACACTGGTCTTGACGTTCCCAGGGAGCAGAAGAGGGGCTCTGGAGTGCTTTGAAGCTGTAGAAGAAGGTATAAGGCATGGGGTTGAGATAGCCAATGGCAGGGCCATGGAGTGCGGTAATCACGGCTGA
- the gap gene encoding type I glyceraldehyde-3-phosphate dehydrogenase has translation MGKIKVAINGFGRIGRLSLRAFFEKQGNCFDVVAVNDLTPPASLAYLFKYDSVFRRFPGTVEVDGDNLIVNGHKIKALAEPDPTKLPWREMGVDVVIESTGRFTDAAKAKAHMDAGAKKVVITAPATDEDITIVMGVNEKDYDPSKHHIISNASCTTNCLAPVAKVLHERFGIVKGLMTTAHSYTNDQKTLDFPHKNLSRGRAAALSIIPTSTGAAKAIGKVMPELKGKLNGFALRVPTPDVSVVDLVVELSRNVTAEEINQAVKEYAEGSLKGILAYEPEDLVSMDFVQDSHSSIFAPKHTMVIDNMAKVLSWYDNEWGYSCRVVDLVNYIVERGL, from the coding sequence ATGGGTAAGATTAAGGTGGCTATTAATGGCTTTGGTCGGATAGGGCGACTTTCGCTTAGGGCCTTCTTCGAGAAACAGGGCAACTGCTTCGATGTGGTTGCGGTAAACGACCTCACTCCGCCGGCATCGTTGGCGTACCTTTTCAAGTATGACTCGGTGTTTCGTCGCTTTCCTGGCACTGTAGAGGTGGACGGAGATAATTTGATTGTAAATGGGCATAAGATAAAGGCATTGGCCGAGCCGGACCCCACCAAGCTGCCCTGGAGGGAGATGGGGGTTGACGTAGTTATTGAGTCCACCGGAAGGTTCACCGATGCCGCGAAGGCGAAAGCCCACATGGACGCGGGGGCCAAGAAGGTTGTAATAACCGCTCCTGCCACGGATGAGGATATCACCATAGTAATGGGGGTAAACGAGAAGGATTACGATCCTTCTAAGCACCACATTATCTCCAATGCATCTTGTACCACCAACTGTTTAGCTCCCGTGGCAAAGGTGCTCCATGAGAGGTTTGGGATAGTGAAGGGGCTTATGACCACCGCTCATTCTTACACTAACGATCAGAAGACTTTGGACTTCCCTCACAAGAACCTCTCTAGGGGAAGGGCTGCAGCGCTTTCTATAATCCCCACTAGCACGGGGGCTGCTAAGGCCATAGGCAAGGTCATGCCTGAGCTGAAGGGCAAGCTCAACGGTTTTGCCCTTCGGGTCCCTACCCCTGATGTGTCAGTGGTAGATCTGGTGGTGGAGTTGTCAAGGAACGTTACCGCCGAGGAGATTAATCAGGCGGTTAAAGAGTACGCAGAGGGTTCCCTGAAGGGGATCTTGGCCTATGAGCCGGAGGATTTGGTATCGATGGATTTTGTTCAGGACAGCCATTCCTCTATCTTCGCCCCCAAGCATACGATGGTCATCGATAACATGGCCAAGGTGCTTTCCTGGTACGATAACGAGTGGGGTTATAGCTGTAGGGTGGTTGATCTGGTTAACTACATTGTGGAGAGGGGACTTTAA
- a CDS encoding amylo-alpha-1,6-glucosidase → MRVWPIGVGSPLRTPSGIKRGEYLYDWVDPSCKPDPSIRPNQILAVSLPCSPLDPVMGRSVLDVCWNELYTTYGLRTLEPKHDKFKGRQEGRIDQRIKAKFRGMAWPWLLGHFITAYLKFNPNRIDIGWVFMRPFNAHMRHGCLGGIAEFFDGIMPYKPHGDVLYSASLGEVLRVLQEDLLNPMGVA, encoded by the coding sequence ATGCGGGTATGGCCGATAGGTGTGGGAAGTCCTTTAAGGACACCTTCTGGAATAAAGAGGGGGGAGTATCTCTACGATTGGGTCGATCCCTCATGCAAGCCTGACCCGTCCATAAGGCCGAATCAGATACTTGCGGTATCGCTTCCATGTTCACCCCTAGATCCAGTGATGGGAAGGTCCGTTTTGGATGTCTGTTGGAACGAGCTATATACCACTTACGGCCTTAGAACCCTTGAGCCTAAGCATGATAAGTTCAAGGGGCGTCAGGAAGGACGGATAGACCAAAGAATCAAGGCTAAATTTAGGGGTATGGCCTGGCCTTGGTTGCTTGGCCACTTCATAACCGCTTATCTCAAGTTCAACCCCAACAGGATAGATATCGGGTGGGTTTTCATGAGGCCCTTTAACGCTCACATGAGGCACGGTTGTCTTGGTGGTATAGCGGAGTTCTTTGATGGGATTATGCCCTATAAACCTCATGGCGATGTACTGTATTCCGCAAGTCTAGGGGAAGTCCTAAGGGTTCTTCAAGAGGATTTGCTAAATCCCATGGGGGTTGCTTAA